From a region of the Acinetobacter calcoaceticus genome:
- the gorA gene encoding glutathione-disulfide reductase — protein MSKHYDYIAIGGGSGGIASVNRAAMYGKKCALIEAGDIGGTCVNVGCVPKKVMWYAAHIADAIRQYAPSYGFTTEVKSFDWQKLIKNRQAYIERIHTSYNNVLSKNNVDVIHGFAKFIDKNTIEVNGDLLTADHILIATGTEASWPAIEGAEHGIDSNGFFDLEVLPKRTAIVGSGYIAVEIAGVLKSLGSDVQLFIRREKLLRNLDQFLGEALLENMQSENIKIHKNAEISKVIKLEDGSIMLHLKDGTQQVVDCLIWAVGRNPNTKALQLELTNIKLDEQGFIKVDKFQNTTHTGIYAVGDITGKVELTPVAVAAGRRLSERLFNNKPNECLDYNNIPTVVFSHPPIGTVGLTEEQAIEEFGKDMVKVYKSSFTAMYDAVAQHKQLTKMKLICVGVEEKIVGIHGIGLNMDEILQGFAVALKMGATKKDFDNTVAIHPTSSEEFVTMR, from the coding sequence ATGTCTAAACATTACGATTATATTGCAATTGGTGGAGGCAGTGGCGGTATAGCCTCTGTAAATCGAGCAGCCATGTATGGAAAAAAATGTGCATTAATTGAAGCAGGAGATATTGGTGGCACATGCGTTAATGTTGGCTGTGTCCCTAAAAAAGTGATGTGGTACGCTGCTCATATTGCTGACGCAATTCGTCAATATGCGCCATCATATGGTTTTACTACGGAAGTAAAATCATTTGATTGGCAGAAACTCATTAAAAATAGACAGGCATATATCGAAAGAATTCACACCTCTTATAACAATGTACTCAGTAAAAATAATGTTGATGTCATACATGGGTTTGCAAAATTTATTGATAAAAACACAATTGAAGTAAACGGAGATTTATTAACAGCTGATCACATTCTCATAGCTACTGGTACAGAAGCGAGTTGGCCTGCAATTGAAGGTGCTGAACATGGTATCGACTCAAATGGCTTTTTTGATTTAGAAGTATTACCAAAACGTACCGCTATTGTGGGTTCAGGATATATTGCAGTAGAAATAGCTGGTGTCCTCAAATCATTAGGTTCAGATGTCCAGCTTTTTATTCGACGCGAAAAACTCCTGCGTAATCTAGATCAGTTCTTAGGAGAAGCATTATTAGAAAATATGCAGAGTGAGAATATTAAAATTCATAAAAATGCTGAAATCAGTAAAGTAATAAAATTAGAAGACGGTTCTATCATGTTGCATTTAAAAGATGGAACTCAACAAGTTGTAGATTGTCTTATTTGGGCTGTTGGAAGGAATCCCAATACCAAAGCTCTCCAACTTGAATTAACAAATATAAAATTGGATGAACAAGGGTTTATCAAAGTTGATAAGTTCCAAAATACAACACACACTGGTATTTATGCAGTTGGAGATATTACTGGAAAGGTTGAATTAACACCTGTTGCAGTTGCTGCCGGTCGTAGGCTCTCAGAACGGTTATTTAATAACAAGCCTAATGAATGCTTAGATTACAACAATATCCCCACTGTAGTATTTAGTCACCCGCCTATTGGAACAGTTGGATTAACCGAAGAACAAGCGATTGAAGAATTTGGCAAAGATATGGTTAAAGTATACAAATCTTCATTTACAGCAATGTATGACGCCGTGGCACAACATAAACAACTCACTAAAATGAAGCTTATATGTGTTGGTGTAGAGGAAAAAATTGTTGGTATCCATGGGATTGGTTTGAATATGGATGAAATTCTACAAGGCTTTGCAGTCGCTCTAAAGATGGGGGCAACTAAAAAGGACTTTGATAATACCGTTGCTATTCATCCTACATCATCTGAAGAGTTCGTGACGATGCGTTAG
- a CDS encoding MFS transporter, which yields MVGYNIQNNKKIYGLHATTIISLAQLLGTSLWFSANSAAIDLMQQWQITVADIGWITNAVQAGFIIGTFVFAYTEIADRFKASHIFVCSALLGAFFNFCFAWLAHGLMDALIYRFLVGLCLAGIYPIGMKLIVLWAPHQAGRALAKLVAMLTLGTALPYFINSFPTHFAWQTVMICSSSLALIAALLIYRLGDPIVSPKPQNIVSSDGTFQVFKIRKFRAAAIGYFGHMWELYAFWTIIPLFIAKSGIPEKLGYNNISLLTFFVMACGAIGCLVGGYLSKYIGNRYVAIGSLSISGFSCLVFALGWRFLPAWFLLVLFAIWGASVIADSPQFSALSAQSCPSEKVGAALAIQNSIGFTLTIISIALTTYAFEIIGLDSAWILLIGPILGIAGFYYSANKGVIHV from the coding sequence ATGGTAGGTTACAACATTCAAAATAATAAAAAAATTTATGGCTTACATGCCACTACTATTATTAGTTTGGCTCAACTATTGGGCACATCCTTGTGGTTTAGTGCAAATAGTGCAGCAATAGATTTAATGCAACAATGGCAGATAACAGTTGCAGATATTGGCTGGATTACCAACGCTGTTCAGGCAGGATTTATCATTGGAACTTTTGTATTTGCTTATACAGAAATAGCAGACCGCTTTAAAGCCAGTCATATTTTTGTTTGTTCAGCACTATTAGGCGCCTTTTTTAACTTCTGCTTTGCATGGTTAGCTCATGGACTTATGGATGCCCTTATATATCGTTTTCTTGTGGGATTATGTCTTGCAGGGATTTATCCAATCGGAATGAAACTTATCGTTCTATGGGCACCTCATCAGGCTGGGCGAGCACTAGCAAAATTAGTTGCTATGCTGACATTAGGCACGGCTCTTCCCTATTTTATTAATAGTTTCCCCACTCATTTTGCTTGGCAAACAGTCATGATCTGTTCTTCAAGTCTTGCATTGATTGCAGCCTTGTTAATTTATCGGCTAGGAGACCCAATAGTCTCTCCAAAACCACAAAATATAGTGTCATCAGATGGTACTTTTCAGGTTTTCAAAATTCGAAAATTTCGTGCAGCTGCTATAGGTTATTTTGGTCATATGTGGGAATTATATGCCTTTTGGACGATTATTCCTTTATTTATTGCTAAATCAGGTATTCCAGAAAAATTGGGATACAACAATATTTCGCTCCTTACTTTTTTTGTAATGGCATGTGGAGCAATTGGTTGCTTGGTGGGCGGATATCTTTCTAAATATATAGGTAATAGATATGTTGCTATAGGATCTTTATCTATCTCAGGTTTTAGTTGCTTGGTATTTGCTCTAGGCTGGCGTTTTTTACCTGCGTGGTTCTTATTGGTTTTATTTGCGATCTGGGGAGCCTCTGTTATTGCAGACTCACCGCAATTCTCTGCGCTTTCCGCCCAATCTTGTCCATCCGAAAAAGTTGGTGCGGCATTAGCTATTCAAAATTCAATTGGTTTTACACTGACTATCATATCTATTGCATTGACAACCTATGCCTTTGAAATAATTGGCTTGGATTCAGCATGGATATTATTGATTGGCCCCATTCTAGGTATTGCTGGATTCTACTATTCAGCAAATAAAGGAGTTATCCATGTCTAA
- a CDS encoding TetR/AcrR family transcriptional regulator: MTIDTRQSLINSAELMLRSRGYAAFSYADLEKIVGIKKASIHHYFPKKEDLGILIVETYIEQTIQDFEKIERDFPNAFGRLCAFASLFRSSMSEGMLPLCGALAAEMAVLPESMQELTRKYFEIQLSWIEKIIHLGVENGELAEGDENQKAFQLLSLMEGSSFVRWAMNNGTELDPKVIGKIVGVLS; the protein is encoded by the coding sequence ATGACCATTGATACTCGCCAAAGTTTAATTAACTCAGCAGAGCTTATGTTGAGATCAAGAGGTTATGCTGCTTTTAGTTATGCCGATTTAGAGAAAATTGTTGGTATTAAAAAAGCCAGTATTCATCATTATTTCCCAAAAAAAGAAGATTTAGGAATTTTAATAGTCGAAACATATATTGAACAGACTATTCAAGATTTTGAAAAAATTGAACGTGATTTTCCTAATGCATTCGGACGTCTTTGTGCCTTTGCTTCCTTATTTAGAAGCTCAATGTCTGAAGGAATGTTACCGTTATGTGGAGCTCTTGCTGCTGAAATGGCTGTTTTACCAGAGAGCATGCAAGAGTTGACCCGTAAATATTTTGAAATCCAATTATCTTGGATAGAAAAAATTATCCATTTAGGAGTAGAAAATGGAGAACTTGCCGAAGGTGATGAAAATCAGAAAGCCTTTCAATTATTAAGTTTAATGGAAGGCAGTAGTTTTGTAAGATGGGCAATGAATAATGGAACAGAACTTGATCCTAAGGTAATAGGAAAAATTGTTGGCGTGCTTTCTTAA
- a CDS encoding phage antirepressor N-terminal domain-containing protein, which yields MSNLSYIPQIVSFHGTELFIVEHEGQPYTPMKPIVEGMGLDWKSQFVKLKERFSTTMVEITTVANDGKSRLMTCLPVRKLAAWLYSIHANKVKPELRDTVRMYQNECDDVLWNYWTKGQAINKRFIISPEEQNALHAIVDRRAGKDRSLRVSMWIRHNRHFNISKYSQLLSIHFDDAKKYLETMSLQELAPTETDTLQRLEKFVDNLAARYPALENPLAYEIAQHLSEKLKYQSSTGPKNFWVSIQENGVISVHQYSLHHTPINVVQLREKFNGLWEFLHKDEVLELGKVLKRFPYEPVN from the coding sequence ATGTCTAATTTATCATATATACCGCAAATTGTGTCGTTTCATGGCACTGAACTCTTCATTGTTGAGCATGAAGGGCAACCTTATACCCCGATGAAACCTATTGTTGAAGGAATGGGGTTGGACTGGAAAAGTCAGTTTGTGAAGTTAAAGGAACGTTTCAGCACAACTATGGTGGAAATCACCACAGTTGCCAATGATGGGAAAAGTCGTTTAATGACTTGCTTACCTGTTCGCAAATTAGCTGCATGGCTTTACTCGATTCATGCAAATAAAGTCAAACCAGAGCTTCGTGATACGGTCAGGATGTATCAAAACGAATGTGACGATGTGCTTTGGAACTACTGGACAAAAGGACAGGCAATCAACAAGCGATTTATCATTTCTCCAGAAGAGCAAAATGCACTACATGCGATTGTGGACCGCCGTGCAGGGAAAGATCGAAGTCTAAGAGTCTCGATGTGGATACGTCATAATCGGCACTTTAATATTTCAAAATATAGTCAATTACTTTCAATCCACTTCGATGATGCGAAAAAGTATCTTGAGACGATGTCACTTCAAGAGCTAGCTCCAACTGAAACAGATACTCTACAACGGCTAGAGAAGTTTGTAGATAATCTCGCTGCGCGTTATCCAGCTCTTGAAAACCCTTTGGCATATGAAATTGCACAGCATTTAAGTGAGAAGCTAAAGTATCAATCTTCAACTGGTCCTAAAAACTTTTGGGTCTCAATTCAAGAAAACGGCGTTATTTCTGTTCATCAATATTCACTTCATCACACACCCATTAATGTTGTGCAACTGCGTGAAAAGTTTAATGGCTTGTGGGAGTTTTTACATAAAGATGAGGTGCTTGAGCTGGGTAAAGTATTAAAACGATTTCCCTATGAACCTGTGAACTGA